In one Tripterygium wilfordii isolate XIE 37 chromosome 22, ASM1340144v1, whole genome shotgun sequence genomic region, the following are encoded:
- the LOC119991464 gene encoding LOW QUALITY PROTEIN: zinc finger MYM-type protein 1 (The sequence of the model RefSeq protein was modified relative to this genomic sequence to represent the inferred CDS: substituted 1 base at 1 genomic stop codon), whose amino-acid sequence FNPVWFDQYENWLEYSIKEDKAYCLCCYLFRDHFGKQGGSEAFVTEGFSSWNRTERLVAHVGVVNSAHHISLKKCEDLMRQEQSIVTAFRKQSEILRNEYRIRLNTSINACRFLLRQGLPFRGHDESDDSTNRGNFIEMMKYTAEQNETISNVVLRNAPQNQQMIAPKIQRDIVHCFAHQVVQIIIQELRDDFFTVLVDESSDVSRKEQMAIVLCFVDEHGLVKERFIGVIHVMETSALSLKVAIDSLFVDHGLSLTKVRGQGYDGASNMKGEFNGLKSLIMNENESVYYVHCFAHQLQLALVAVARKYVDIVDFFNMISTLLNVVGASCKRRDMIRXSQAEQIAQKISDGEIETEKGLNQELSLKRAGDTRWGSHYKSLLDLVALFSYVIEVLEIVSCDATDSTKKNSSSLALQRKDRDILNAIALVKVANRHLQNVRDEGWESFLGKIYLLELNDLFNEVNSELLLCVASLNPCDLFHDFDSAKLMRLAQFYPDDFSLIDCMTLEHQLETYIVDLRTDERFSQLKGLGDLSRLLVSTRKHISYPLVYRLLKLALVLPIATASVEKCFSGMNIVKTDLRNRISDQFMNDCLVCYIEKELLGTITNNVLTLLEDFTYLSSTGSSFNAIRTHNMFALTSCNVAESNLTNNVLSNSDVCNNLRTEMPSAFCIIVVSDRKWISFYGDESCFLNSELRCVKGLLLASEF is encoded by the exons TTTAATCCTGTGTGGTTTGATCAATATGAAAATTGGTTAGAGTATAGCATAAAGGAAGACAAAGCATATTGTCTCTGTTGTTACTTGTTTAGGGATCATTTTGGAAAACAAGGTGGGAGTGAGGCGTTTGTAACGGAAGGGTTTTCTTCTTGGAATAGAACAGAGAGACTAGTTGCCCATGTTGGTGTAGTCAATAGTGCTCACCATATatcattgaagaaatgtgaAGATCTAATGAGACAAGAGCAATCCATTGTGACTGCTTTTCGTAAGCAATCAGAAATTTTGAGAAATGAGTATCGGATTCGCCTAAATACTTCTATCAATGCTTGTAGATTTTTGTTGAGACAAGGGTTGCCATTTCGTGGTCATGATGAGTCCGATGACTCTACTAATAgaggaaattttattgaaatgatGAAATATACTGCTGAACAGAATGAAACTATTAGTAATGTTGTGCTGCGAAATGCTCCACAAAATCAACAAATGATTGCTCCTAAGATTCAAAGAGACATTGTTCATTGTTTTGCACATCAAGTAGTGCAAATTATCATTCAAGAACTTAGGGATGATTTTTTTACAGTATTAGTTGATGAATCTAGCGACGTGTCTagaaaagaacaaatggctatagttttgtgttttgtagATGAACATGGACTTGTTAAAGAGAGGTTTATTGGTGTTATTCATGTTATGGAGACTTCAGCTTTGTCCTTgaaagttgccattgattcttTATTTGTTGATCACGGGTTGAGTTTGACGAAAGTTAGGGGTCAAGGCTACGATGGAGCAAGTAATATGAAAGGTGAATTCAATGGCTTGAAAAGCTTGATTATGAATGAAAATGAGTCTGTTTATTATGTTCATTGTTTTGCACATCAACTTCAATTAGCTCTTGTGGCCGTTGCTAGAAAGTATGTTGATATTGTGGATTTTTTCAATATGATATCTACTTTGTTGAACGTTGTGGGAGCATCGTGTAAGCGTCGAGACATGATTCGATAAAGTCAAGCagaacaaattgcacaaaaaattagTGATGGTGAGATTGAAACCGAAAAGGGGTTGAATCAAGAGTTAAGTCTCAAAAGAGCTGGGGACACACGTTGGGGGTCTCATTACAAATCATTGTTGGACTTGGTTGCTTTATTCTCTTATGTTATTGAAGTGCTAGAAATTGTTTCATGTGATGCTACagattctacaaaaaaaaactcaag ttcattgGCTTTGCAAAGGAAAGATAGAGACATATTGAATGCTATTGCACTTGTCAAAGTAGCCAATAGGCATTTGCAAAATGTAAGGGACGAAGGATGGGAATCTTTCCTAGGTAAGATTTAT CTTTTGGAGCTTAATGACCTCTTCAATGAGGTCAATTCTGAGTTGCTTCTTTGCGTGGCTAGCTTGAATCCTTGTGATTTATTTCATGATTTTGATTCAGCAAAATTGATGAGATTGGCTCAATTTTATCCCGATGACTTTTCTCTTATTGATTGCATGACTCTTGAGCATCAATTAGAAACATATATTGTAGATTTACGAACAGATGAAAGATTTAGTCAGTTAAAAGGGCTTGGTGATCTTTCTAGACTACTAGTGTCTACAAGGAAGCATATTTCATATCCTTTAGTGTATCGACTTCTGAAGTTAGCATTGGTTTTGCCTATAGCAACAGCAAGTGTTGAAAAATGCTTTTCTGGAATGAATATTGTCAAGACAGATTTGCGCAACCGGATCAGTGATCAATTTATGAATGACTGTCTAGTATGTTATATAGAAAAGGAGTTGCTTGGAACTATTACTAATAATGTT CTGACCCTACTTGAGGATTTCACTTATTTGAGTTCAACCGGATCCTCCTTTAATGCAATTAGAACCCACAATATGTTTGCTTTG ACATCATGCAATGTTGCAGAATCAAATTTAACTAATAATGTCCTTTCAAACAGTGATGTTTGCAATAACCTGCGAACAGAAATGCCTTCTGCCTTTTGCATCATTGTTGTCAGCGATAGAAAATGGATTTCTTTTTATGGTGATGAAAGCTGTTTTTTGAACAGCGAGCTGAGATGTGTGAAGGGACTTTTATTAGCATCTGAATTCTGA
- the LOC119991206 gene encoding uncharacterized protein LOC119991206, with product MANANTSTSVISSESLEQRGVHFTNSNMNIVQPPSSQHGRISADGPVGILWDIENCPVPSDVRPEDVAGNIRMALRVHPVIKGSVTTFSAYGDFNAFPRRLREGCQRTGVKLVDVPNGRKDAADKAILVDMFLFALDNPLPSSIVLISGDVDFAPALHILGQRGYTVILVIPSGVGVSSALSSAGKFVWDWPSVARGEGFVPPTKPSFPPRSGPVDIAGYLMGCHISDNFDGQNEGISQSYCNTRDFSMVSHSLSEYNSSSSIAMPCFPSTLRSQSLPSGLNEVSAGPISSVDKLETIMWVQPGDMNGLKTQLVKLLELSGGCLPLNRVPSEYQKFFGRPLYVSEYGVFKLVNLFKKMSDALAIDGKGKKKCVYLRNWKAGPSAPPLPLARKVKGGERAQEECIDVIGNGSSDEFSDEERVMIEEHDETRNQGSFNMGAAARSKIDDHDLGQFKLELQEILVSYSCRIFLGCFEAVYQQRYKRPLDYQKFGVDQLEELFEKMRDIVVLHEEPVTKRKFLEAVGG from the coding sequence ATGGCCAATGCAAATACATCAACATCAGTCATCTCGTCCGAGTCCTTGGAACAAAGAGGTGTGCATTTTACAAATTCAAACATGAACATAGTTCAACCTCCGTCAAGCCAACATGGCAGGATCTCTGCTGATGGTCCTGTGGGTATTCTCTGGGACATTGAGAACTGCCCTGTCCCAAGTGATGTCCGTCCTGAAGATGTAGCTGGAAACATCAGGATGGCTTTGCGGGTACACCCAGTTATTAAAGGATCTGTGACGACGTTTTCTGCGTATGGGGATTTTAATGCCTTCCCCAGGCGACTCAGAGAGGGCTGTCAGAGAACTGGTGTCAAACTCGTTGATGTCCCAAATGGTAGGAAGGATGCTGCTGACAAGGCTATTTTGGTTGACATGTTTCTGTTTGCCCTTGACAACCCTCTCCCATCTTCTATTGTGCTCATCTCTGGGGATGTCGATTTTGCTCCAGCACTTCATATACTCGGTCAACGTGGATATACTGTAATCCTTGTTATCCCTTCTGGGGTAGGTGTTTCATCTGCCCTGAGCAGTGCTGGTAAGTTTGTCTGGGACTGGCCTAGTGTGGCTCGTGGTGAAGGTTTTGTCCCGCCAACTAAACCTTCGTTTCCCCCTCGTAGTGGCCCAGTTGACATTGCTGGATATCTCATGGGATGCCATATCAGTGACAATTTTGATGGTCAAAATGAAGGAATCTCTCAAAGTTATTGCAACACCAGAGATTTCTCTATGGTGTCACATTCCCTTTCTGAATACAACAGCAGTTCTTCAATTGCTATGCCTTGTTTTCCCTCAACTTTGAGGTCACAAAGCCTCCCCTCTGGTTTGAATGAAGTGTCCGCGGGCCCTATTTCTTCTGTTGATAAACTTGAAACAATTATGTGGGTACAGCCAGGGGACATGAATGGTCTGAAGACGCAGCTGGTAAAGTTGCTTGAGCTTTCTGGAGGGTGTCTGCCTCTGAACCGTGTTCCTTCTGAATACCAGAAATTTTTTGGGCGGCCTCTGTATGTATCAGAGTATGGAGTGTTCAAGCTTGTGAAtcttttcaagaaaatgagtGATGCCTTGGCAATAGATGGGAAGGGCAAAAAGAAATGTGTCTACCTTCGAAACTGGAAGGCAGGCCCAAGTGCACCACCTTTGCCTTTGGCCAGGAAGGTTAAAGGGGGCGAACGTGCTCAGGAAGAGTGTATTGATGTTATAGGTAATGGTTCCTCGGATGAGTTTTCAGATGAGGAAAGAGTAATGATTGAGGAACATGATGAGACGAGGAACCAAGGGAGTTTTAATATGGGTGCAGCAGCTCGGTCGAAGATTGATGATCATGATCTTGGACAATTCAAGCTTGAGCTGCAAGAAATTCTCGTTAGCTACTCTTGTAGGATTTTTTTGGGCTGTTTTGAGGCGGTCTACCAGCAACGATACAAGAGGCCATTAGATTATCAAAAGTTTGGTGTGGATCAGCTGGAGGAGCTGTTTGAGAAGATGAGAGATATTGTGGTCTTGCATGAAGAGCCAGTAACCAAGAGGAAGTTCTTGGAAGCAGTTGGCGGCTAG
- the LOC119991207 gene encoding subtilisin-like protease SBT4.15 encodes MVLPLSLGLAEKPFDQNPIAIGAFGALNKGMFVVCSAGMKALMHTPSSMELLGSPLLVLELLITTEVLITLGDGVVSIIGKTFYAENLLISKYTLDMEIEARKSAQLIH; translated from the coding sequence ATGGTCCTTCCACTATCCTTGGGGTTGGCAGAGAAACCATTTGATCAGAACCCAATTGCTATTGGAGCATTTGGAGCCTTAAACAAGGGTATGTTCGTTGTTTGCTCAGCTGGAATGAAGGCCCTAATGCATACACCATCCTCAATGGAGCTCCTTGGATCACCACTGTTGGTGCTGGAACTATTGATCACGACTGAGGTGCTCATCACCCTTGGCGATGGAGTTGTATCCATCATCGGAAAAACTTTCTACGCAGAGAATCTCCTCATCTCCAAGTATACTTTGGACATGGAAATCGAAGCAAGGAAATCTGCGCAGCTAATTCACTAA